From a region of the Neodiprion fabricii isolate iyNeoFabr1 chromosome 7, iyNeoFabr1.1, whole genome shotgun sequence genome:
- the LOC124187036 gene encoding putative nuclease HARBI1, translated as MQLLICLRFYATASFQLVNGDLMIISQFTVSRIIHRVSAQIASLIHAVIKIPSMEAAMIANRDLFRQLGARREGLPGADGAIDCTHIRLSHTKFADLQEVYRNRKENFSLNVQAIVGPNMEFLDVVPKWPGSNHDSQIFRNSRIYMQYHGRQLTGTLVGDVGHPCLPFLLTPLANPITDAQQRYNNVQSRTRQIVERTFGVWKRRFPCLSRGLETKLLCSTTIIVACAVLHNLSLTLDNAHPEHNRIEEEEADELPPQAPHWQPGEGFAIHEALIERLFI; from the exons ATGCAATTATTAATATGTCTACGATTTTACGCTACCGCTAGCTTTCAA CTCGTCAACGGAGATTTGATGATTATATCTCAGTTTACAGTATCCAGGATAATACACAGAGTATCGGCTCAAATTGCATCATTGATTCACGCAGTTATCAAAATTCCTAGTATGGAAGCTGCTATGATCGCAAACAGAGATCTATTCAGACAACTTGGTGCACGCAGGGAGGGTTTACCTGGCGCTGATGGCGCTATCGACTGCACTCACATTCGATTATCTCATACGAAATTTGCAGACCTGCAGGAGGTTTATAGGAATCgtaaggaaaatttttccctcAATGTACAG GCAATCGTCGGACCTAATATGGAATTCTTGGATGTGGTTCCGAAATGGCCTGGAAGTAACCATGACAGCCAAATATTCCGAAACTCACGAATTTACATGCAGTATCATGGGAGACAACTTACTGGAACCCTGGTTGGAGATGTCGGCCATCCGTGCTTGCCATTTCTGCTGACTCCACTGGCAAATCCAATTACAGATGCTCAACAAAG GTATAACAACGTACAAAGCAGAACAAGGCAAATTGTTGAAAGAACATTTGGAGTTTGGAAGCGACGTTTTCCTTGCCTATCCAGAGGTTTGGAAACCAAATTGTTGTGCTCTACCACAATTATTGTAGCATGTGCCGTACTACACAATTTATCACTAACATTGGATAATGCTCATCCGGAACATAATCGCatcgaagaggaagaagcgGATGAATTGCCACCTCAAGCACCGCATTGGCAGCCTGGAGAGGGTTTTGCAATACATGAAGCTCTAATTGAACGGTTATTCATTTGA
- the LOC124186443 gene encoding uncharacterized protein LOC124186443 produces the protein MATGGGPEIPDAQVDPDIAAIVPHLMTLAPTEFSSNIIPEEQAIAMGSVLENDDDSLFEFQDVEYLLDASIDRPPTEPTPSCSSGTPGQICKKMRVAAKRNRSESSSHFSASKSVAQKAMEEALTKRLDALLAEDRELFEMKKDRERRISKLMKDNENDIHLLKF, from the exons ATGGCTACTGGGGGTGGTCCGGAGATTCCAGATGCACAGGTAGACCCTGACATTGCAGCAATTGTGCCGCATTTAATGACTCTTGCCCCGACCGAGTTCAGTTCGAATATTATTCCAGAGGAGCAAGCAATAGCCATGG GTAGCGTTCTGGAGAATGACGATGATTcactttttgaatttcaagatGTCGAATACTTATTAGATGCGTCAATTGATAGACCACCGACAGAGCCTACTCCAAGCTGTTCATCAG GAACCCCGGGgcagatttgcaaaaaaatgcGTGTGGCGGCAAAGCGAAATCGGTCAGAATCATCGAGTCATTTTTCAGCGTCAAAATCTGTAGCTCAGAAGGCGATGGAGGAAGCTTTGACAAAGAGACTAGACGCTCTATTAGCTGAGGACAGAGAGCTCTTTGAGATGAAGAAAGACCGTGAGCGaagaatatcaaaattaatgaaaGATAACGAAAACGACATTCATCTGCTTAAATTTTAA